A segment of the Cryptosporidium parvum Iowa II chromosome 5, whole genome shotgun sequence genome:
CACCCTGAGATAGTTCTAATCTTGCTGCCTCCAATactatttcttctttatcGTTTAAGCTCGAAGAATATCCTTTCGACAGAATTAATCGTGCAATTTCGGCATTCCCATTTGCTGATTGATTTTGTGCGGCTTTCAACCAAAGTATTTGTTTGTCCGGACAATTCTTAAGTGATTTTTGTAAAACATGATCTACCTTTTCAAAGTTACCATacttttcttcaaaattagCCCATTttatccaaaaatattcttttgaCTTAAACATATCTGCAGATGATTCAAACATAGCACGTGCagatattatattatttgattttatgAAGTTATCTATATAGGAAAAAACTTGATCATTAATTGCGTCATCATCAATTCCAAGATTCCatgtattttttattattgaaatacaTGTATTTGAATAACCCTCTTTTTCGCATTCCCCTGCCCTATTTAACCAATCATCTCTTGAGTGTACAAACCTTTTAGCggataaatttgaaatacaGCGTTTAACAATTAATTCGACTTTCTCAACTTTTCCATTTTGCTCTTCTAACTTTGCTGCTTCTACCCAAATACCAGGAAATGTAGGCAATACTTTTCTTGCTTCATTTAGTATCTTTTGCGCATCGCAGTATTCGCTTAATCTTGCATATCTTAGCCAAAGCTCCTCAGATTGAGGTACACACTTTACAGCCTTTGATAGTAGAGCTTTTTCAGATTCATTATCAACAAGTGATATTGCTTCTTTCCAAagtttaattgaatttggaataaattcaagagcttttttaattattagtaactttttatttttatttgtctCTCTATTAGCTGCAACCATCCAAACTTTAGTTGAGTTTGGGataaattttattgatttcaCAATTATTTTGTCTATTTGTTCTGGCTTTCCTAATCTAATAGCCTCCAGCCAAATATCTTCATTCTTTGGGCACATTTCACAACCTTTTGCAATAATTTCTCTTGCATGGGAAAGTCTACCTACGAACTCTTCGAATCTGGCTGCAGCTATCCAACCTGGAGAATGTTTAGGGTTTGTATTTACTACTGATTTAAGTAATAGCCTTgcttttttaatatcagATAGATCCccatttaatttaataccAGCTGTGTTTAAAGAACTGAGATATTTTGATGGGTCAATAACAGATTGTCCAGAAACACTGCCCATTGCCTTATctaattttaaagaaaggATATTACCCTTAGCTGTTCCAAGCTCATTCAATTCAGTAGTAAGTTCAGTGTTTAATTCTGAATTAGAACAGTTTTTTTGGGTTAGAGTTTCAAACAAGTTCTTATGTGAAGATTGTATAATTTCATCTGGTACAGGCAAGAAAAGTTTTGGTTTCTTGTTCTTAATATAATAGTCTCCTGGTTCAGGAATTTGATCCCattcttcaatttttaCGTCCCCCAAAGATTTCTTAAGACCTGAAAACTGCTCTTGTAAAGTCGGCCTATGTTCTCTTACCTTAAGAATCTCCTCtctaattttcttttctttttgtttttttcttctggTAGACAATTTCTCTTCAATCATTTCATATATCGAATCTGCTTGCCGATCATCATCATCgtatttaatatcattaaataGATGTTCATTAAACCCagaaaatttatcaaactTGGTATCAGAATAATCACCAATATCAGCCTCAATTGTAATTGTTTGATCATCTCTACTGACTCCGCTTGCAAACCCAATAGCACCACGGCCTTTTCCAGGAACATAGTCTGGCGGTGGCTCgccaaaaatattatgtTTTTTTGAAATCTGTAGATCTGAAGAATTTATTCCAAGAGGATATGTATAAGAATTATTCATTCTTACAAATAAAATCTTTGCATTTAAATGTGTctaatttttgtttctaAATTACCGcattttatatttagatgataatattcgcttattttgtattaaattgCTCATTAATCAATAGTTCCACATATGCCCTTGGACCTTCTATTATACCTTCC
Coding sequences within it:
- a CDS encoding Pre-mRNA splicing factor Pro1/Prp6. HAT repeat protein produces the protein MNNSYTYPLGINSSDLQISKKHNIFGEPPPDYVPGKGRGAIGFASGVSRDDQTITIEADIGDYSDTKFDKFSGFNEHLFNDIKYDDDDRQADSIYEMIEEKLSTRRKKQKEKKIREEILKVREHRPTLQEQFSGLKKSLGDVKIEEWDQIPEPGDYYIKNKKPKLFLPVPDEIIQSSHKNLFETLTQKNCSNSELNTELTTELNELGTAKGNILSLKLDKAMGSVSGQSVIDPSKYLSSLNTAGIKLNGDLSDIKKARLLLKSVVNTNPKHSPGWIAAARFEEFVGRLSHAREIIAKGCEMCPKNEDIWLEAIRLGKPEQIDKIIVKSIKFIPNSTKVWMVAANRETNKNKKLLIIKKALEFIPNSIKLWKEAISLVDNESEKALLSKAVKCVPQSEELWLRYARLSEYCDAQKILNEARKVLPTFPGIWVEAAKLEEQNGKVEKVELIVKRCISNLSAKRFVHSRDDWLNRAGECEKEGYSNTCISIIKNTWNLGIDDDAINDQVFSYIDNFIKSNNIISARAMFESSADMFKSKEYFWIKWANFEEKYGNFEKVDHVLQKSLKNCPDKQILWLKAAQNQSANGNAEIARLILSKGYSSSLNDKEEIVLEAARLELSQGEIERAKIILERERTNSPSVQIWVESIKLENDQKNYDLCILYCSESVKEYPSSPNLWLLYGFIYRKAFPDRINEALKIYEEGLNFCSDSIELWFSTIELLMLLQNWKKARTFLDLARSKNKNQPELWMQTIKLEKNAGNNEFIPQILSKALKECPKSGLLYAESIFTEQKQKQKSKFLIALEQCGNDPYVLVAIAISFWKENDFHKSRKWFKSALEIDNKIGDTWIHYIAFELLNGDFQSQRDALNDFINATPNKGFEWNNIRRTHFFWDQKSNEILIICLELIYGIKKSFIVSNEIKQLLGLI